A portion of the Halorubrum sp. BV1 genome contains these proteins:
- the thiC gene encoding phosphomethylpyrimidine synthase ThiC produces MAKTQIQLAKAGEITSAMKRVAERENCDPDFVRQQVADGQAVIPNNHAHESLDPMIIGREFSTKVNANIGNSDTTSGIEGELQKLHTAVHYGADTVMDLSTGEDLDDIRSANIEHSPVPVGTVPIYEAVKRVDSPAEITHELLLDIIEKQARQGVDYMTIHAGVLMEHLPLTDGRKTGIVSRGGSILAQWIEENGMQNPLYTKFEEICEIFAEHDVTFSLGDGLRPGCLADASDEAQFAELDTLGELTRTAWDHGVQVMVEGPGHVPIDEIADNVERQQDVCDGAPFYVLGPLVTDVAPGYDHITSAIGATEAARAGAAMLCYVTPKEHLGLPDEEDVRDGLAAYRIAAHAADVANDLPGARDWDDALSEARYEFDWRRQFELALDPERAQEYHDQTLPGDNYKEARFCSMCGVEFCSMRIDQDARDADGEMSSIDDETNLDASPAADVNLPPVGTHDTSRVPDEVEINGVTFTPAESHADD; encoded by the coding sequence ATGGCAAAGACTCAGATCCAGCTGGCCAAAGCAGGCGAAATCACATCTGCTATGAAACGAGTTGCCGAGCGCGAAAACTGTGATCCGGACTTTGTTCGACAGCAGGTTGCCGACGGACAAGCCGTCATTCCGAACAATCATGCGCACGAATCGCTTGACCCGATGATTATCGGACGGGAATTTTCTACAAAGGTCAACGCGAACATTGGCAATAGCGACACGACTAGTGGTATCGAAGGCGAACTCCAGAAACTCCACACTGCGGTCCACTATGGTGCCGACACTGTGATGGACCTTTCAACCGGCGAGGATCTTGATGACATCCGTAGCGCTAATATCGAGCATTCACCCGTGCCGGTCGGAACCGTCCCGATTTACGAGGCTGTCAAGCGTGTTGACAGTCCCGCCGAGATCACCCACGAACTGCTGCTCGACATTATCGAGAAGCAAGCCAGGCAGGGCGTCGATTATATGACTATCCATGCAGGCGTGCTGATGGAACATCTTCCACTGACAGACGGCCGAAAGACTGGAATCGTCTCGCGAGGGGGGTCTATATTAGCCCAGTGGATCGAAGAGAATGGGATGCAGAACCCGCTGTACACGAAATTCGAGGAAATCTGCGAAATCTTCGCGGAACACGACGTGACGTTCTCATTGGGCGATGGCCTCCGTCCCGGTTGTCTCGCAGATGCGAGCGACGAAGCCCAGTTCGCCGAACTCGACACACTCGGCGAACTGACTCGGACCGCATGGGACCACGGCGTTCAAGTCATGGTTGAAGGCCCCGGACACGTCCCAATAGACGAGATCGCCGATAACGTCGAACGCCAACAAGACGTCTGTGACGGTGCACCATTCTACGTCCTCGGCCCGCTAGTCACCGATGTCGCGCCGGGCTACGATCATATCACAAGCGCGATTGGGGCGACCGAGGCTGCTCGTGCAGGAGCGGCGATGTTGTGTTATGTTACACCGAAGGAACATCTCGGTCTCCCTGACGAAGAGGACGTGAGAGACGGTCTCGCAGCCTATCGGATTGCAGCCCACGCTGCTGACGTCGCGAATGATCTTCCGGGTGCACGTGACTGGGATGATGCACTTTCCGAAGCGCGCTACGAGTTCGATTGGCGCAGGCAATTCGAACTCGCACTGGATCCCGAGCGTGCCCAAGAATACCACGATCAGACATTGCCTGGCGACAACTACAAGGAAGCTCGTTTCTGCTCGATGTGTGGTGTCGAGTTCTGCTCGATGCGAATTGATCAGGACGCACGGGATGCCGACGGTGAGATGTCTTCGATTGATGACGAGACTAACCTTGACGCTTCGCCTGCTGCGGATGTGAATCTCCCGCCGGTTGGAACCCATGACACGAGTCGCGTTCCTGATGAAGTCGAAATCAATGGTGTCACATTTACTCCTGCAGAATCACACGCAGACGATTAA
- a CDS encoding nucleotidyltransferase domain-containing protein, which translates to MNRETDSTNSSGAAISLSIPPSDPTLFKHKATSDVLLFLTNHRFSDFSLRELATQIGHSHQSVRRAVNVLSANDLVVESPESNQRLVQINRQRLSIPDDPILRIPQPEYHQPVKAAVTELRENINDVVGIILYGSVARGEADRRSDIDLWVLTRSGRAESQREANTIARDLEDTEFDGDRYAYDIDVEAVQAIPAYTEDIREIVVSGIPVYKTNDFETVENLLLEEGASDE; encoded by the coding sequence ATGAACCGCGAGACGGATAGTACGAATTCGTCTGGAGCAGCTATTTCTCTTTCAATACCCCCTTCAGATCCGACTTTATTCAAACACAAGGCGACGAGCGACGTCCTTCTCTTTTTAACAAACCACCGATTCAGTGACTTCTCACTGCGAGAACTCGCGACACAGATCGGTCACTCACACCAGTCTGTCCGACGGGCAGTAAACGTTCTCAGCGCGAACGACTTGGTCGTCGAATCGCCCGAAAGCAACCAGCGACTCGTCCAGATCAACAGACAGCGCCTGTCGATTCCAGACGATCCGATCCTCCGGATCCCCCAACCAGAGTATCATCAACCCGTCAAAGCTGCGGTTACGGAGCTTCGTGAGAACATCAACGACGTCGTCGGCATCATCCTCTATGGGAGTGTGGCTCGAGGCGAGGCTGACCGACGGAGCGATATCGATCTCTGGGTGCTAACCCGGTCTGGGCGGGCCGAAAGCCAACGAGAAGCGAACACCATTGCCCGTGACCTCGAAGACACGGAGTTCGATGGTGACCGATACGCCTACGATATCGATGTCGAGGCCGTCCAGGCGATCCCGGCGTACACCGAAGACATCCGAGAAATCGTCGTTTCAGGGATTCCGGTCTACAAGACGAATGACTTCGAAACCGTCGAGAACCTCCTCTTGGAGGAAGGAGCCTCTGATGAGTAA
- a CDS encoding transposase, giving the protein MVATWESQRTVFRRIAQQPYVQWPVYDLTPLYDQTSLAGLESDIQIVSEVWFTHHEHDSLEQFICTLPIAYFRFEAHDRYRRSTCYEMDTLFRVFMLKELHGWKNETALLEYLDSHPELCERLELGTVPDQSTLWRTWNERFTRDLRDTVQKAARTILIKAQNAGVAVPREPERNLPGRGDDATESDPNDQAILDKAGKITDHISRVVFPAFSLNRGEGCEIPENAYWGLQTYLGLRENLAANEGAQSFIHESTRDRTPLGHGHRDQIRDLPIEQIREMYRQAVQQLTNELAGTEEFFRAGIVAIDITEDDPFTGDRTGHEDEIIGTKEKNDEYAYQWATVQLVGNAVPLVLDARPVRRGESRKEIVKDLLNSAEELVHVDNVLMDREFDSQHLLEMISQRGLSSVVPKRMQASEKAQAKRLLQRGQDRYETDRKLHLGKNEWHETTLIYRRKENSEHDDHRQYSVFMSNRGGGFLSEYGHRWEIESGYRSIKRFMAATTSTNFGLRFFYFAFACLLYSIWRAVDLLVQVELTGEYEHSPIVTADNTLTLLKKETGIG; this is encoded by the coding sequence GTGGTTGCGACCTGGGAGTCACAGCGCACGGTCTTTCGACGAATCGCTCAACAGCCGTACGTCCAGTGGCCAGTCTATGATTTGACGCCGTTGTACGATCAAACCTCACTCGCCGGATTAGAATCGGATATTCAAATCGTCTCGGAAGTCTGGTTTACTCACCACGAACACGACTCACTGGAGCAGTTCATCTGCACACTCCCAATAGCCTACTTCAGATTCGAGGCCCACGACCGCTACAGAAGATCGACATGCTACGAGATGGATACCCTCTTTCGTGTGTTCATGCTGAAAGAACTCCACGGATGGAAGAACGAAACAGCACTCCTCGAGTACCTTGATAGCCATCCCGAACTTTGTGAACGCCTAGAGTTGGGGACGGTTCCCGATCAATCGACACTGTGGCGCACATGGAACGAGCGCTTCACGCGAGATCTTCGGGACACTGTCCAGAAAGCGGCTCGAACAATCCTGATCAAAGCACAGAACGCAGGTGTCGCGGTACCACGCGAACCAGAACGAAACCTCCCGGGGCGAGGCGACGACGCTACTGAATCGGACCCAAACGACCAAGCCATCCTCGACAAGGCAGGGAAGATCACCGACCACATCAGTCGCGTCGTGTTCCCCGCGTTCTCGCTCAACCGGGGCGAGGGCTGTGAGATTCCTGAGAACGCCTACTGGGGCTTACAGACCTATCTGGGGCTCCGTGAGAACTTGGCCGCCAACGAGGGCGCTCAGAGCTTCATCCACGAGTCGACGCGTGATCGAACACCACTCGGACACGGCCACCGCGACCAGATTCGTGACCTCCCTATCGAGCAGATCCGCGAGATGTACCGACAGGCCGTCCAGCAACTCACCAACGAACTTGCGGGGACGGAGGAGTTCTTCCGAGCTGGAATCGTCGCGATCGACATCACTGAGGACGATCCCTTCACGGGCGACCGAACCGGCCACGAGGACGAGATAATCGGAACGAAGGAGAAGAACGACGAGTACGCCTACCAATGGGCGACCGTCCAGCTGGTCGGCAACGCTGTTCCGCTCGTGCTTGATGCCCGCCCAGTTCGACGAGGCGAGTCACGAAAGGAGATCGTCAAGGACCTGCTCAACTCCGCTGAAGAGCTCGTTCACGTCGATAACGTGCTAATGGACCGAGAGTTCGATAGTCAGCACCTCTTGGAGATGATTAGCCAGCGGGGACTCTCCTCTGTTGTCCCAAAGCGGATGCAGGCTAGCGAGAAAGCCCAGGCAAAACGACTCCTCCAACGGGGGCAAGACCGGTACGAGACCGACCGGAAGCTCCATCTCGGGAAGAATGAGTGGCACGAGACGACGCTGATCTACCGACGTAAAGAGAACTCTGAACACGACGATCACCGGCAGTACTCGGTGTTCATGTCCAACCGAGGTGGCGGCTTTCTCAGTGAGTACGGCCATCGGTGGGAGATTGAGAGTGGCTATCGGTCGATCAAGCGATTCATGGCTGCCACGACGTCGACGAATTTCGGACTGCGGTTCTTCTACTTCGCGTTCGCCTGTTTATTGTACTCGATTTGGCGAGCAGTCGACCTACTCGTCCAAGTCGAGTTGACGGGTGAGTACGAACACTCACCCATTGTGACGGCCGACAATACGCTGACGCTGCTGAAGAAGGAGACTGGAATTGGATAG
- the bioB gene encoding biotin synthase BioB: MVYETGNRTVDDAVARVLDGETLDRRDGLALIAQTVEPLAEGADYVRSQLGDDTVDACSIVNAKAGNCAEDCGFCAQSVHFDTGIDTYGFLDPEQILKAAKQAERDGAQRFGVVVAEKGVSKEKRPDEWDDVIRAIRLVRDETDVEVDASLGILTEEEAAILADEGLNHYNHNIETSPRFFPEIVGTHDFEDRVKTLEVAKEAGMDLCAGVILGMGESPTDRVDAAIALQDIGVSSLPVNILNPVAGTMFDDREEALISTAETIKTIAVYRLLHPHARVRLTGGREVNFAEDEQHLPFEAGADGILTGNYLTTEGQSPGDDIEMMEQAGMEPNTEVNDFDPEEVKSRDGDSADPAGTAVGTATSKAELSDD, translated from the coding sequence GTGGTTTACGAGACAGGAAATCGCACCGTCGACGACGCTGTCGCCCGCGTACTCGACGGCGAGACACTCGACCGCCGGGATGGACTCGCACTGATTGCCCAGACGGTCGAGCCCCTCGCCGAGGGAGCGGACTACGTCCGCTCCCAGCTCGGCGACGACACTGTCGACGCGTGTTCCATCGTGAACGCGAAGGCGGGCAACTGCGCAGAGGACTGTGGGTTCTGTGCGCAGTCAGTCCACTTCGACACTGGTATCGACACCTACGGCTTTCTCGACCCCGAACAAATTCTCAAGGCGGCCAAGCAAGCCGAACGCGACGGCGCCCAGCGCTTTGGCGTCGTCGTCGCCGAGAAAGGCGTCTCCAAGGAAAAACGCCCCGACGAGTGGGACGACGTCATCCGCGCAATCCGCTTAGTACGAGACGAAACCGACGTCGAAGTCGACGCCTCCCTCGGGATCCTCACCGAAGAAGAGGCCGCGATTCTCGCGGACGAAGGGCTCAATCACTACAACCACAACATCGAAACCTCGCCGCGTTTCTTCCCCGAAATCGTCGGGACCCATGACTTCGAAGACCGCGTGAAGACGCTCGAAGTCGCCAAGGAAGCCGGTATGGACCTCTGTGCCGGCGTTATCCTGGGCATGGGCGAATCGCCTACCGACCGCGTGGACGCGGCCATCGCGCTCCAGGACATCGGGGTCTCCTCGCTCCCCGTCAACATCCTCAATCCGGTCGCCGGGACGATGTTCGACGACCGAGAGGAAGCACTCATCTCCACGGCGGAGACCATCAAGACCATCGCGGTCTACCGACTGCTCCACCCGCACGCGCGAGTGCGGCTCACCGGCGGTCGCGAGGTCAACTTCGCTGAGGACGAGCAACACCTTCCCTTCGAGGCCGGCGCGGATGGCATCCTCACCGGGAACTACCTCACAACCGAGGGCCAGTCCCCCGGCGACGACATCGAGATGATGGAGCAGGCCGGCATGGAGCCCAATACCGAGGTCAACGATTTCGACCCGGAAGAAGTGAAATCCCGTGATGGCGACTCGGCCGACCCCGCGGGTACGGCGGTCGGGACAGCCACGAGCAAGGCGGAACTGTCTGATGACTAA
- a CDS encoding amidohydrolase family protein — protein MAVDLAIHDTLVLTADERNRLYERGTVCITDGCIEEVRPSRAGDGEIEASTVIDGNGKLVMPGLVNAHTHLEMTPLIGAFSELNLTEMLGSGTTLFNRLGNGDFEYLVEAGVELAALNFLLGGVTTVNSMDARPAGGAETFGEAGLRGFFGPAISDLFWDQPVDQQFARAREFIETYHDTYEGRIRATICPHDDWSCTRQLWERTASLAAEYPDLLVHTHLLELEESNTMARANGGEDSVGLLDDVGLLDDRLVAAHFRLADEEDIQRTAEADAAVAHCPSVFCYWNPDGETQWTPVPELRAAGVDVGVGIDDHYWHDSYSMLGEARQARLAANLKRSAGQFDSMELIRMLTIEGARALGMGDEIGSIEAGKRADIILLDADKPKFTPRTNIPAQVVNNAVPADVETVIVDGDVVLRNGVPETMDSDDVRQRANQAVERFEDETGWELHVGGSEPPTNIETVRDLPKRGPARLLTRLAIQSARDRFPF, from the coding sequence ATGGCTGTCGATCTGGCAATCCACGATACACTCGTTCTCACAGCCGACGAGCGGAACCGGCTGTACGAGCGCGGCACAGTATGCATCACCGATGGCTGTATCGAAGAAGTCCGGCCGTCACGTGCAGGAGACGGAGAAATAGAAGCGTCCACCGTTATCGACGGGAACGGGAAACTAGTGATGCCAGGATTGGTTAATGCTCACACGCACCTGGAGATGACGCCGCTCATCGGTGCGTTTAGCGAACTCAACCTGACAGAGATGCTTGGGAGTGGGACGACCTTGTTCAACAGACTAGGGAACGGCGACTTCGAGTATCTCGTCGAAGCGGGCGTCGAGCTCGCAGCGCTCAATTTCCTCCTGGGCGGTGTCACGACCGTGAACTCCATGGACGCACGGCCTGCCGGAGGTGCAGAGACGTTCGGGGAAGCAGGGCTCCGCGGATTTTTCGGCCCGGCGATCTCGGACCTCTTCTGGGACCAACCAGTCGATCAGCAGTTCGCTCGTGCTCGCGAATTCATCGAAACATACCACGACACGTACGAGGGCCGAATCAGGGCGACGATCTGCCCGCACGACGACTGGTCGTGTACCAGGCAGCTGTGGGAACGGACCGCATCCCTCGCCGCAGAGTACCCGGACCTGCTCGTCCACACGCACTTGCTCGAACTCGAGGAAAGTAACACGATGGCACGAGCGAACGGCGGCGAGGACTCGGTGGGGCTACTCGACGATGTTGGACTCCTGGACGATCGACTGGTCGCTGCTCACTTCCGCCTCGCCGACGAAGAGGACATCCAGCGAACCGCCGAGGCGGACGCGGCTGTTGCGCACTGCCCGTCCGTCTTCTGTTACTGGAATCCGGACGGGGAGACGCAGTGGACGCCCGTCCCCGAGCTTCGAGCCGCTGGTGTCGATGTCGGGGTAGGGATTGACGACCACTACTGGCACGACTCGTACAGCATGCTCGGTGAAGCGCGGCAAGCCCGTCTGGCGGCAAATCTCAAGCGTTCAGCCGGGCAGTTCGACTCGATGGAACTGATACGAATGCTCACTATTGAAGGCGCACGCGCGCTGGGGATGGGCGACGAGATCGGCAGTATCGAAGCGGGAAAGCGCGCGGATATTATCCTCCTCGACGCCGACAAACCGAAGTTCACGCCACGGACCAATATTCCTGCACAGGTCGTGAACAACGCGGTGCCGGCCGACGTCGAGACAGTGATCGTCGACGGCGACGTCGTCCTCCGGAATGGTGTGCCCGAGACAATGGACTCGGACGACGTGCGACAGCGAGCAAATCAGGCTGTCGAACGCTTCGAGGACGAGACGGGCTGGGAGTTACACGTCGGTGGTAGCGAACCGCCAACCAACATCGAGACTGTCCGGGACCTCCCAAAGCGTGGCCCTGCGCGACTCCTGACTCGCCTCGCGATTCAATCTGCGCGTGATCGGTTCCCATTCTAA
- a CDS encoding phage integrase SAM-like domain-containing protein, whose translation MDRNTPTERTPLTSLSESFERYLQDKGKGRGGDGGNYRRNAARELERFAEWAAGDRGGDDWTGIVPDDVDRDPTFEDLDERVFREYARHLAGDRGLKQNTVQTYYRYISAWCGWCVNEGYLEAHYAQRASAMAPLPEDDGRKPGDQQAWTSEQRHALTRHVDERARDAVEAYTTLLEDTDPLDKQRARYAALKAARDRALVFVLAYTAVRVGELLRDPNDPRRRGVRWEDLSLDEGSMDVYRKKQQWDAASLPDPVISPLRSYRRLMDPPTERWPVFPTFDQRTLAGLVREELAERGEHPEAIAERRAEYARDLLLALEEDIRPPSITTDGARSILQRLSETAEIDIDHPKHDYLAPHGGRRGMGEVLVRAFGYTVAARYLDNSEEMVRERYSHIEAGELGDVATEALNEIDSIPR comes from the coding sequence ATGGACCGGAATACACCGACGGAACGGACGCCATTGACCTCACTCTCCGAGTCGTTCGAGCGCTACCTCCAGGACAAGGGGAAAGGCCGTGGAGGCGACGGCGGGAATTATCGACGCAACGCCGCCCGCGAACTCGAGCGGTTCGCCGAGTGGGCCGCCGGCGACCGCGGGGGCGACGACTGGACCGGGATCGTCCCCGACGACGTCGACCGCGACCCCACTTTCGAGGACCTCGACGAACGCGTGTTCCGGGAGTACGCCCGGCATCTCGCCGGCGATCGAGGACTCAAACAGAACACGGTACAAACCTACTATCGCTATATCTCTGCGTGGTGTGGCTGGTGCGTCAACGAGGGATATCTTGAGGCCCACTACGCGCAGCGAGCGAGTGCGATGGCGCCGCTGCCGGAGGACGACGGCCGCAAGCCCGGCGACCAGCAGGCCTGGACGTCCGAACAGCGCCACGCCCTCACCCGCCACGTCGACGAACGGGCTCGCGACGCCGTCGAAGCGTACACGACACTCCTAGAGGATACTGACCCCCTCGACAAGCAGCGAGCGCGCTACGCGGCGCTGAAGGCGGCTCGTGACCGGGCGCTGGTGTTCGTCCTCGCGTACACCGCCGTTCGGGTCGGTGAACTTCTCCGGGACCCGAACGATCCGCGTCGACGTGGCGTCCGCTGGGAGGACCTCTCGCTTGACGAGGGGAGTATGGACGTCTACCGGAAGAAACAACAGTGGGACGCCGCCAGTCTCCCCGATCCGGTGATCTCGCCGCTGCGGAGCTATCGTCGGCTTATGGACCCACCAACTGAGCGCTGGCCGGTGTTCCCGACGTTCGACCAACGGACGCTTGCAGGGCTCGTCCGGGAAGAGCTAGCCGAACGAGGGGAACATCCGGAGGCAATCGCCGAACGCCGTGCGGAGTACGCTCGCGACCTCCTCCTGGCGCTTGAGGAGGACATTCGGCCGCCGTCGATCACGACGGACGGCGCACGGTCGATTCTTCAGCGGCTCTCGGAGACCGCAGAGATCGATATCGACCATCCGAAACACGATTATCTTGCTCCGCACGGTGGTCGGCGTGGGATGGGTGAAGTGCTCGTTCGAGCATTCGGATATACTGTCGCCGCCCGGTATCTCGATAATTCGGAGGAAATGGTCCGTGAGCGGTACTCGCATATCGAGGCCGGCGAACTGGGGGATGTCGCCACCGAGGCGCTCAACGAGATCGACAGTATACCCCGGTAA
- a CDS encoding DNA-binding protein, whose amino-acid sequence MSNGSDPTAVLTALDRAQDAFEMVGRGRTAFEDGISADEDWKTQLTKACRLLEVVDTLQSQDGYYTAVIEVCFGAIERSIEAYALAMTNDTLQDFQDHQFSYERAHQIGLFERETAEAMKDLYSENRTESYYGGGRPTEEQAEAMTDLAGAVHQFAVSQIREGGVCLCD is encoded by the coding sequence ATGAGTAACGGCTCGGACCCGACCGCTGTGCTCACAGCACTCGACCGCGCACAGGATGCCTTCGAGATGGTCGGACGCGGGCGAACAGCGTTCGAGGACGGGATTAGTGCCGACGAAGACTGGAAGACACAGTTGACGAAAGCGTGCCGCCTCCTCGAGGTCGTGGACACGCTCCAATCACAGGATGGGTATTACACGGCCGTCATCGAAGTCTGTTTCGGCGCGATTGAACGGTCGATCGAGGCGTACGCGCTCGCGATGACGAACGATACGCTTCAGGACTTTCAGGACCACCAGTTCAGCTACGAGCGTGCCCACCAAATTGGGCTGTTTGAGCGGGAGACTGCAGAGGCGATGAAGGACCTCTACAGCGAGAACCGGACAGAGAGTTATTACGGCGGGGGGCGTCCAACCGAAGAGCAGGCGGAAGCAATGACTGACCTCGCCGGCGCTGTCCATCAGTTCGCAGTGAGCCAGATTCGGGAAGGCGGCGTCTGTCTGTGTGACTGA
- a CDS encoding DUF63 family protein — protein sequence MSTGVADGFDPSPERAWAAVVGGVTALLAVGSVVFPRVVYDQFLWRYFWGPVVADGEGAQCAVRDAGGTELLGSTAACQAARGAGEVVAAPGYTTFSTVSYVVILLAMLIGVVFLLRRLDIATELRFFYALFPFMLFGGAMRTVEDAGVAATAAGVEPLIAFPASAVLISPFIYFTVFLFTLACVLAAFGLERRGVVDDYARPLFASGAAGLALAVGYLSYLAATTGYVTFYPQVLVPTLVIATAATAGTWALATRQIPTIRQGTGAAGIVIIWGHAIDGVANVIGLNWMPALTGTANLVPKHVVNALIVDWTGRLLPASIVSVTGDAWPFLLVKLAAATFVVWVFNGEMYEESPRYTLLLLITVLAVGLGPGTRDMLRATFGV from the coding sequence ATGAGCACAGGTGTGGCGGACGGGTTCGACCCGTCGCCGGAGCGCGCGTGGGCGGCGGTCGTCGGCGGCGTCACGGCGTTGTTGGCGGTCGGATCGGTCGTCTTCCCGCGCGTCGTCTACGACCAGTTCCTCTGGCGCTACTTCTGGGGGCCGGTGGTCGCGGACGGCGAGGGCGCGCAGTGCGCGGTCCGCGACGCCGGCGGGACGGAGCTGCTTGGCAGCACCGCGGCGTGTCAGGCGGCTCGGGGCGCCGGGGAGGTCGTTGCCGCCCCGGGGTACACCACCTTCTCGACGGTGAGCTACGTGGTGATCCTGCTGGCGATGCTGATCGGCGTCGTCTTCCTCCTCCGCCGGCTCGACATCGCCACGGAGCTCCGCTTCTTCTACGCGCTGTTCCCGTTCATGCTGTTCGGCGGGGCGATGCGGACGGTCGAGGACGCGGGCGTCGCCGCGACCGCGGCCGGCGTCGAACCGCTGATCGCGTTCCCGGCGAGTGCGGTGCTGATCAGCCCGTTCATCTACTTCACGGTGTTCCTGTTCACGCTCGCGTGCGTGCTCGCCGCGTTCGGGCTCGAACGCCGTGGCGTCGTCGACGACTACGCGCGGCCGCTGTTCGCGTCGGGCGCCGCGGGGCTCGCGCTCGCGGTCGGGTATCTGTCCTATCTCGCGGCCACGACCGGTTACGTCACCTTCTATCCGCAGGTGCTCGTTCCCACGCTCGTCATCGCGACGGCCGCGACCGCGGGCACGTGGGCGCTGGCGACCCGGCAGATTCCGACGATCCGACAGGGGACCGGCGCGGCCGGGATCGTGATCATCTGGGGGCACGCGATCGACGGCGTCGCGAACGTGATCGGGCTCAACTGGATGCCCGCCCTGACCGGCACCGCGAACCTCGTCCCGAAACACGTCGTCAACGCGCTGATCGTCGACTGGACCGGGCGGCTGCTGCCGGCGTCGATCGTCTCCGTCACCGGCGACGCGTGGCCGTTTCTGTTGGTGAAGCTCGCGGCCGCGACGTTCGTCGTCTGGGTGTTCAACGGGGAAATGTACGAGGAGTCGCCGCGGTACACGCTGCTGCTGTTGATCACGGTGCTCGCGGTCGGGCTCGGCCCGGGCACGCGGGACATGCTGCGCGCGACGTTCGGCGTATAA
- a CDS encoding NAD(P)-dependent oxidoreductase — MKLAVFRATGGTGRRLITQALAADYDVRALTRTQAKLPPGEQITAIEGNVLEPGAVSETVEHTDAVVCLLGRTPNNPPDVVSRGTRNIIEAMDDRPVSRLLVLTSMGLGSSSETVPWYIRIVNATALHDLMADKARQEELVMQSDLDWTIVRPGGLTDAPRTGEYVHGADIDASARPISRADVADFLLQIVQEDLYVRETPIVTSQENADLGFFLDQIATIAKRLRTN, encoded by the coding sequence ATGAAACTCGCTGTATTCAGGGCGACTGGCGGGACAGGACGACGTTTGATAACGCAGGCGCTCGCAGCCGATTATGACGTTCGGGCCCTCACCCGAACCCAGGCTAAACTCCCGCCAGGTGAGCAGATCACAGCTATCGAGGGAAATGTCTTGGAGCCAGGGGCAGTCTCTGAAACAGTCGAGCATACAGACGCCGTGGTTTGTCTCCTTGGGCGAACGCCGAATAACCCACCGGATGTCGTGTCGCGGGGGACTCGGAACATTATCGAGGCGATGGATGACCGGCCAGTCAGCCGATTACTCGTGCTAACGTCGATGGGCCTCGGCTCGAGCTCTGAAACCGTTCCGTGGTATATCCGAATTGTAAACGCAACCGCTCTCCACGATCTGATGGCAGACAAGGCACGGCAAGAAGAACTGGTCATGCAAAGCGACCTCGACTGGACGATCGTACGGCCCGGAGGGTTGACGGACGCACCGCGAACCGGGGAATACGTCCACGGTGCCGATATTGATGCCAGTGCCCGGCCGATTTCACGGGCTGATGTCGCCGATTTTCTGCTTCAAATCGTCCAAGAGGACCTATACGTTCGAGAGACGCCGATAGTCACCAGCCAAGAGAACGCCGATCTCGGATTTTTCCTTGATCAGATTGCGACGATCGCGAAGCGACTCAGAACTAACTGA